Proteins encoded in a region of the Schaalia hyovaginalis genome:
- a CDS encoding Eco57I restriction-modification methylase domain-containing protein has product MKETFPEGKSDLFAAFIERCLTLLRPHGFMAQVTMQSWMFLSSFEKLRNKLRRCASIVAMLHMDNMVMRIAFGTSATVWEVGGDPTHPGKYTWMELSDIEGDKPRVFPAHNERNARAGDDGFFSVAQKDMAVIPGSPIVYWLSEKIRASFWNFPPLDTRSRSAKGLVTADNETFVRLWWEIELRDFGFGYADRESAKRSKRRWFPYAKGGEFRRWAGNLESVVDWEDDGRRIQTTMTSDGSRVRATNLNLDRIFKEGIAWTVVTSGQQAFRLVRAGALFDAAAGVCQSTTNEEHLALLNSNVANTILSAINPTLNLHPGYLGAIPIPNGITMCTIGDVRALIRNSQDDWDGFETSWQFASNPLVAISQELHSLQR; this is encoded by the coding sequence ATGAAAGAGACCTTCCCGGAGGGGAAGTCGGATCTGTTCGCCGCATTCATCGAGCGATGTCTGACTCTCCTTCGCCCGCACGGCTTCATGGCTCAGGTCACCATGCAGTCGTGGATGTTCCTCTCCTCATTTGAGAAGCTGCGGAACAAGCTGCGACGCTGCGCATCGATTGTTGCGATGCTCCACATGGATAACATGGTGATGCGCATTGCCTTCGGGACTTCCGCAACCGTATGGGAAGTTGGCGGAGACCCGACGCATCCAGGGAAGTACACGTGGATGGAGCTCTCCGATATCGAAGGGGACAAGCCTCGTGTCTTCCCAGCGCACAACGAACGCAACGCGCGCGCGGGCGACGATGGGTTCTTCTCTGTCGCACAGAAGGACATGGCGGTCATCCCCGGATCTCCGATCGTCTACTGGCTGAGTGAAAAGATTCGAGCATCCTTCTGGAACTTTCCTCCGTTAGACACTCGTTCAAGATCTGCCAAAGGCCTAGTAACAGCGGACAATGAAACCTTTGTTCGCCTATGGTGGGAAATTGAACTTCGCGACTTCGGTTTTGGTTACGCCGACAGGGAAAGTGCCAAACGCTCGAAGAGGCGCTGGTTCCCCTATGCGAAAGGAGGTGAATTTCGTCGCTGGGCTGGAAATCTGGAGTCAGTTGTCGATTGGGAGGATGATGGTCGACGTATTCAAACAACAATGACAAGCGATGGTTCCCGAGTTCGAGCAACCAACTTGAATTTAGACAGAATATTTAAGGAAGGTATCGCTTGGACAGTGGTGACTTCGGGTCAACAGGCATTTCGTCTAGTTCGGGCGGGGGCGTTATTTGACGCGGCTGCAGGAGTATGTCAATCAACAACTAACGAGGAGCATCTGGCACTTCTCAACTCAAATGTTGCGAACACTATCCTGTCGGCAATCAATCCTACATTGAACCTTCACCCTGGTTACTTAGGAGCAATACCAATACCAAACGGCATAACAATGTGCACGATCGGCGACGTTCGCGCATTGATTAGAAATTCACAGGACGATTGGGATGGGTTTGAGACTTCGTGGCAGTTTGCATCGAATCCCCTCGTAGCTATCAGCCAAGAGCTTCACTCTTTGCAACGATAA
- a CDS encoding tyrosine-type recombinase/integrase, translating to MNRDSFTEIGAQSIGGFSGMDAPVIAQMATPLATPCNSSIQKMMSMGQRRPRRKGTGSIYRNSRGQWVAAIDVGWSANGKRRRLTFKARTESEVRARLAHAQQRIAVEGPTASFASISLKRWADEWLEHRQRLVRPGTFVSDQSSIRRWIIPIIGHIRLDVLTPADIRAVTRAQEEQGLALPTMQRTHVVLKKLLADAVAEGYQVSHRTRDASSPGAGTSPRQALSVEEAMRILDIAKARPDSSRWIAALVEGLRPAEALGLTWDQIDLDTETMILAWQLKALPYRRHREPTSGFRVPRGFEYRHLEGAYHLVRPKTRAGTRVVPLAPALVDALKSWKGRAPSPHDLVWPRENGSPRSAEFDRGQWYEIVDEAGVKVTLPDGTRRRPLLYEARHTAATLLLASGVDETTIKAILGHSTILSTQTYLHTDRTRTRAALAASAEMLGLGR from the coding sequence ATGAACCGTGACTCGTTTACGGAGATTGGTGCTCAGTCCATTGGAGGCTTCAGTGGCATGGATGCACCAGTCATCGCGCAGATGGCTACCCCACTGGCTACCCCCTGCAACTCGTCAATTCAGAAGATGATGAGCATGGGACAACGACGACCTCGGCGAAAAGGAACCGGATCCATCTATCGCAACTCGCGCGGCCAATGGGTGGCAGCGATCGACGTGGGATGGTCGGCAAACGGCAAGCGACGTCGGCTCACCTTCAAGGCGCGAACAGAATCCGAAGTGCGCGCCCGACTCGCTCACGCACAACAACGTATCGCGGTGGAAGGCCCGACGGCATCCTTCGCGTCGATCAGCCTGAAGCGATGGGCGGACGAATGGCTTGAACACAGGCAACGCCTCGTCCGACCCGGCACCTTTGTTTCAGACCAGTCCTCGATCCGCAGATGGATCATTCCTATCATCGGGCACATCAGGCTCGACGTCCTCACACCGGCTGATATTCGTGCCGTCACGCGAGCTCAAGAGGAGCAAGGACTCGCGCTCCCCACAATGCAGCGCACTCACGTCGTGCTGAAGAAGCTGCTCGCCGACGCCGTGGCCGAGGGATACCAGGTTAGTCACCGGACCCGCGACGCAAGCAGTCCGGGCGCTGGGACATCCCCCCGCCAAGCCCTGAGCGTCGAAGAAGCCATGCGGATTCTCGACATCGCCAAGGCTCGTCCCGACAGCTCACGATGGATCGCCGCCCTCGTCGAAGGACTCAGGCCCGCCGAAGCACTCGGACTCACGTGGGACCAGATCGACCTCGATACGGAAACAATGATCCTCGCCTGGCAGCTCAAAGCCCTGCCGTATAGGAGGCACAGAGAGCCGACGAGTGGCTTCCGTGTTCCCAGAGGCTTCGAATACCGGCACCTCGAAGGCGCCTACCACCTCGTGCGCCCCAAGACCCGTGCCGGCACCCGCGTCGTACCCCTCGCCCCCGCCCTCGTCGATGCACTGAAGAGCTGGAAGGGACGAGCTCCCTCGCCGCACGACCTCGTGTGGCCGAGGGAGAACGGATCACCACGATCTGCGGAATTCGACCGTGGGCAGTGGTACGAGATCGTTGACGAGGCAGGGGTCAAGGTGACGCTGCCCGATGGAACGAGAAGACGCCCCCTGCTCTACGAAGCGCGTCACACAGCGGCCACACTCCTCCTCGCCAGCGGCGTCGACGAGACCACGATCAAAGCGATCCTCGGTCACTCAACGATTCTCAGCACCCAGACCTACCTCCACACCGACCGCACCCGGACCCGCGCAGCGCTTGCCGCGTCGGCTGAAATGCTCGGGCTCGGAAGGTAA
- a CDS encoding class I SAM-dependent DNA methyltransferase translates to MKTLEDIVAQHREEWKQRSLEQQRLEIENNEAVAKLYGLEDEVPSYVPLERVSLTNNSAFRWPNKTPEERDVLFDQSAIIDLISYAVGCMLGRYSLDAPGLILADQGSTLEDYLEKIPSPTFMPDADNVIPMLDADWFEDDIVERFRLFLRTVFGEEHFEANLRYIVDLLGLKNLREYFVKPGKRGASSKFYDDHVQRYKKRPIYWLFSSPKGSFNALIYMHRYTPSTVSRVLTYLREYVTKLESALARAERDNDAKEADRLRAVLIELNEYEHDVLFPTATKNIEIDLDDGVRTNYPKFGDALKRIKGLEKAED, encoded by the coding sequence GTGAAGACTCTCGAAGACATCGTCGCCCAGCACCGCGAGGAATGGAAACAGCGTTCCCTCGAACAGCAGCGACTCGAAATCGAGAACAATGAAGCGGTTGCGAAACTCTACGGCCTCGAGGACGAAGTGCCCTCCTACGTGCCCCTCGAACGAGTCTCGCTCACCAACAACTCAGCCTTCCGGTGGCCGAACAAAACGCCCGAAGAACGCGACGTCCTCTTCGACCAATCCGCAATCATCGACCTCATCTCCTACGCCGTCGGATGCATGCTCGGCCGCTACAGCCTCGACGCCCCCGGACTGATCCTCGCTGACCAGGGATCCACCCTCGAGGACTACCTGGAGAAGATCCCCTCGCCGACCTTCATGCCCGACGCCGACAATGTCATTCCCATGCTCGACGCCGACTGGTTCGAAGACGACATCGTCGAACGATTCCGACTCTTCCTCCGCACCGTCTTCGGCGAGGAGCACTTCGAAGCGAACCTCCGCTACATCGTCGATCTCCTGGGCCTGAAGAACCTGCGCGAGTACTTCGTCAAGCCCGGAAAGAGGGGCGCCTCCTCGAAGTTTTACGACGACCACGTGCAGCGCTACAAGAAACGTCCGATTTACTGGCTCTTCTCCAGCCCCAAGGGCTCGTTCAACGCACTCATCTACATGCACCGCTACACGCCCTCGACGGTGTCCCGAGTCCTCACCTACCTCCGCGAGTACGTGACGAAGCTCGAGTCCGCACTCGCCCGTGCCGAGCGCGACAATGATGCGAAAGAAGCGGATCGTCTGCGCGCCGTCCTCATCGAACTCAACGAGTACGAGCACGACGTCCTCTTCCCCACAGCGACAAAGAACATCGAAATCGACCTCGACGACGGCGTGCGCACCAACTACCCGAAGTTCGGGGATGCGCTCAAGCGGATCAAAGGGCTCGAAAAGGCGGAAGACTGA
- a CDS encoding virulence RhuM family protein, which yields MSGEVILYNADDGAQMQLRASEGTVWLTQAEMAELYGTSIPNVAQIIGRVLKDGEVTEATIHSELIVRREGERDVRRQLKVYNLDMILAVGYRVTTPRAVQFRQWATSILKDYLVKGFAMDDAKLKGSDSWDYFDEWLERIRAIRASEKRFYQKVRDLYTTAIDYDPSSDAAKAFFAKVQNKMLWAVTGHTAAEIIYLRSDPTASNMGLTSWSGSVVRKRDVTTAKNYLQTTEISELDRIVTMYLDYAEDQAKRRQTMTMREWEERLDAFLSFNERELLTHSGTVRAKVAKALAEERYDAFDAERRHQQAIAADEDDARILRELEQKTENRE from the coding sequence ATGAGCGGCGAGGTGATCCTCTACAACGCCGACGACGGGGCGCAGATGCAACTGCGCGCCTCGGAAGGAACGGTATGGCTGACTCAAGCCGAAATGGCGGAGCTGTATGGAACCTCGATCCCCAACGTTGCTCAGATCATCGGACGCGTTCTTAAGGACGGAGAAGTCACCGAAGCAACTATTCACTCAGAGTTAATAGTTCGTCGAGAAGGCGAGCGAGACGTCCGCCGGCAGCTCAAGGTCTACAACCTCGACATGATCCTTGCTGTCGGCTACCGCGTGACGACTCCTCGTGCAGTCCAGTTCCGGCAGTGGGCGACGAGCATCCTCAAGGACTACCTCGTCAAGGGCTTCGCCATGGACGACGCGAAGCTCAAGGGTTCGGACAGCTGGGACTACTTCGACGAGTGGTTGGAGCGCATTCGCGCCATCCGCGCCTCGGAGAAGCGCTTCTACCAGAAAGTCCGCGACCTCTACACGACGGCAATCGACTACGACCCGTCGAGCGACGCGGCGAAGGCGTTCTTCGCGAAGGTCCAGAACAAGATGCTCTGGGCGGTGACGGGGCACACCGCTGCGGAGATCATCTACCTGCGCTCCGACCCCACGGCCTCGAACATGGGCCTCACCTCGTGGAGCGGAAGCGTCGTGCGCAAGCGCGACGTGACGACCGCCAAGAACTACCTCCAGACGACCGAGATCTCAGAACTCGACCGCATCGTCACCATGTACCTGGACTACGCAGAGGACCAGGCGAAGCGCCGACAGACGATGACGATGCGCGAGTGGGAGGAACGCCTCGACGCCTTCCTCAGCTTCAACGAGCGCGAACTCCTCACTCACTCCGGCACAGTGCGCGCGAAGGTCGCCAAGGCACTCGCCGAAGAACGCTACGACGCATTCGATGCCGAACGACGACACCAGCAGGCGATCGCCGCCGACGAAGACGACGCCCGAATCCTCCGAGAACTCGAGCAGAAGACGGAGAACCGCGAATGA
- the pglZ gene encoding BREX-1 system phosphatase PglZ type A codes for MSDQITRHLRQRFETQRILFWHDAAGDYADSAEQLVPEDVTLLRVQGDEFGIKHRLLTDQESKYLVYRTGEIPAGTGDWLLDQELTHGIFVADKTAIIQQELGIENPHLLPIIEAHPKFFAAATRKQALEKLHIDGDDPALLRAKMCQVLLKSASHRLSDIMREILLEAADSKHAKIDDLTAYGLDEFFWAGLHDIYGYRSDAPTVDDFILWIFARAMDDFASDTPDAYRNIRNDYRSLIYDVRTREAMKALATRAAKDLGVTAKIENRSLDDLQDQTTFQEIEQKIVAELAAAIAERTIGPRDVETIVRRRRDGLWYDTYEPLYTALQSAAELLAAIAALPDTIDSVAEGLTTYQSEWFRIDQHYRHFIVAGRSAEYQKPLIALKAEIDKQYANRYLYALGSAWQAVLDTLHEWKTPVLPPQRRFFDERVAPILSGGRSKAVVIISDALRYEIAEELASKIRSEDRYNAELGAVLGSLPSYTQLGMAALLPHSSLEIDPSSTPVFADGHRTDGTVNRAKILQTVKGTAIGAQNVLTMPIEDLRELYKANQVVYVYHNVIDATGDDATTEQGVFEAANRAMNEIIQLLKRWTSANATNILVTADHGFLYQDIPLEQSYFLSEKPQGAQVSYSTRRFALGKKLHPSSSFMTFTAAQAGLTGDLDIQIPKSIHRIPQPGKGTRYVHGGASLQEIVVPVIAVNKKRKSDVRTVAVDLMPETDKITTGQLAIKLVQREAITDKIQPLRVRLGLYIGDVLISDQPILTFDSTSENQHDRYQSAVLYLTQDADEYNRRGVELRLEEPIPNTTQWRTFSTANYTLRRSFTTDFDF; via the coding sequence ATGAGCGACCAAATCACCCGCCACCTGCGCCAACGCTTCGAAACGCAGCGGATCCTCTTCTGGCACGACGCCGCGGGCGACTACGCCGACAGTGCGGAACAGCTCGTTCCCGAGGACGTCACGCTTCTGCGTGTCCAAGGCGACGAATTCGGCATCAAGCACCGCCTGCTCACCGACCAGGAGAGCAAGTACCTCGTCTACCGCACAGGAGAAATCCCCGCTGGGACCGGTGACTGGCTGCTCGATCAAGAACTCACCCACGGCATCTTCGTCGCCGACAAGACCGCGATCATCCAGCAGGAACTCGGGATCGAAAACCCGCACCTCCTCCCCATCATCGAAGCCCACCCGAAGTTCTTCGCAGCGGCCACTCGCAAGCAGGCGCTCGAAAAGCTCCACATCGACGGCGACGACCCCGCACTCCTCCGAGCCAAGATGTGCCAGGTGCTCCTCAAATCCGCTAGTCACCGGCTCTCCGACATCATGCGGGAAATCCTCCTCGAGGCCGCAGACTCCAAACACGCGAAGATCGACGACCTCACAGCCTACGGCCTCGACGAATTCTTCTGGGCGGGGCTGCACGACATCTACGGATACCGGAGCGACGCGCCGACCGTCGACGACTTCATCCTGTGGATCTTCGCCCGAGCAATGGACGACTTCGCCTCGGATACCCCCGACGCCTACCGGAACATCCGCAACGACTACCGGAGCCTCATCTACGACGTGCGCACGCGCGAGGCCATGAAGGCTCTCGCGACTCGAGCTGCCAAGGATCTCGGCGTCACCGCCAAGATCGAGAACCGGAGTCTCGATGACCTCCAAGACCAGACGACCTTCCAGGAGATCGAGCAGAAGATCGTCGCCGAGCTCGCGGCCGCGATCGCCGAACGGACGATAGGCCCACGCGACGTCGAGACCATCGTCCGTCGTCGACGCGACGGTCTCTGGTACGACACGTACGAGCCGCTCTACACCGCGCTTCAAAGCGCCGCCGAGCTGCTCGCCGCCATCGCCGCACTCCCCGACACCATCGACTCAGTCGCTGAAGGACTGACGACGTACCAGTCCGAGTGGTTCCGAATCGACCAGCACTACCGCCATTTCATCGTCGCCGGGAGATCCGCCGAATACCAGAAACCCCTCATCGCCCTCAAGGCCGAAATCGACAAGCAGTACGCGAACCGGTACCTCTACGCCCTCGGAAGCGCCTGGCAGGCCGTCCTCGACACTCTTCACGAGTGGAAGACGCCCGTCTTGCCCCCCCAACGGCGCTTCTTCGACGAGCGCGTTGCGCCGATCCTCAGCGGCGGCCGCTCGAAAGCCGTCGTCATCATCTCCGACGCCCTTCGCTACGAGATCGCAGAAGAGCTCGCCTCGAAGATCCGCTCCGAAGATCGCTACAACGCCGAACTCGGCGCCGTCCTCGGCTCCCTCCCCAGCTACACGCAGCTCGGGATGGCGGCTCTCCTGCCGCATTCGAGCCTCGAGATCGACCCGAGCAGCACGCCCGTCTTCGCAGACGGGCACCGCACCGACGGCACGGTGAACCGGGCGAAGATCCTGCAGACCGTCAAAGGAACCGCGATCGGCGCTCAAAACGTGCTCACCATGCCGATCGAGGACCTGCGCGAGCTCTACAAGGCCAACCAGGTCGTTTACGTCTACCACAACGTCATCGACGCGACCGGCGACGACGCGACGACCGAACAGGGAGTCTTCGAAGCCGCCAACAGGGCGATGAACGAGATCATCCAGCTCCTCAAGCGATGGACCAGCGCCAACGCGACCAACATCCTCGTCACCGCCGACCACGGATTCCTCTATCAGGACATTCCGCTCGAGCAGTCCTACTTCCTCTCCGAAAAGCCCCAGGGCGCCCAGGTGAGCTACTCGACCCGCCGATTCGCCCTCGGCAAGAAGCTGCACCCGTCCTCGTCCTTCATGACCTTCACCGCAGCACAGGCAGGGCTCACCGGGGACCTCGACATCCAGATCCCCAAGTCCATCCATCGGATCCCGCAGCCCGGGAAAGGCACACGATACGTCCACGGCGGAGCCTCCCTCCAAGAAATCGTCGTACCCGTCATCGCGGTGAACAAGAAGCGCAAGAGCGACGTCCGAACCGTCGCCGTCGACCTCATGCCGGAAACCGACAAGATCACGACGGGACAGCTCGCCATCAAGCTCGTTCAGCGCGAGGCGATCACCGACAAGATCCAACCGCTGCGCGTGCGCCTCGGCCTCTACATCGGCGACGTCCTCATCTCCGATCAGCCGATCCTCACCTTCGACTCGACCTCCGAGAACCAGCACGATCGGTATCAGAGCGCCGTCCTCTACCTCACCCAGGACGCAGACGAGTACAACCGCCGCGGCGTCGAACTCCGACTCGAAGAGCCGATCCCCAACACCACGCAATGGCGCACCTTCTCGACCGCGAACTACACGCTGCGGCGATCGTTCACGACCGACTTCGACTTCTAG
- the brxL gene encoding BREX system Lon protease-like protein BrxL translates to MSTLDDALDAMNAPDPAPQSAAAPVKSALDEKINAQFAGAVVRKDLVKAVRGNAVVPSYVLEYLLGQYATSDDESTIVAGIDAVRKILAAHYVNRNEHMLAKSEIRRKGRHRVIDKVTVTLNEKNDVHEAAFENLQIKGVIVDDATVTRNPKLLVGGVWCICDIEYFHSDDAKAVPWILASLKPIQVAAVDIEQYLQARSAFSTEEWIDLLMQSIGLNPEQFSDRGKLIALTRLIPFVERNYNLVELGPKGTGKSHTFSEFSPNGILISGGEVTVAKLFVNNASGRIGLVGYWDCVAFDEFAANKRTDQNLVNVMKNYLANKSFSRGTSIYGAEASMAFIGNTTHTVPYMLKNSDLFDELPDSYRDPAWLDRIHHYIPGWEVAPIRTEMFSLGYGFVVDYLAEILRAKRSEDYSDKYKAYFALDPSLSTRDQDAIRKTFSGLMKLIHPTGQASEEDTRVLLEYAIEGRKRVKDSILRIDATMRDTPVRFRYSDSTGAWHDVAALEETQYPHLYRRDWSVAKEDVDGAGHEEAPLPVGGSSSEIPTGPAETGDAKDTQANATTGSTAAEDAAPTEGHRDFVAGQRGVTYEDVLLPYLRGAARIRITDPYIRLRHQGRNLADLLSLLAEAKDDADEIDVELVTVQEPKDEYKVAQIQMLRDIQQAASAVGVRLNVRFADAIHDRRIETDHGWRIDLGKGLDIWQKPGDNPYDFAHRHQRFRLVGASFSVHYLRITEG, encoded by the coding sequence ATGAGCACCCTCGACGACGCCCTCGACGCGATGAACGCACCCGACCCGGCACCGCAGTCGGCCGCGGCACCCGTCAAATCCGCCCTCGATGAGAAGATCAACGCGCAGTTCGCCGGCGCGGTCGTCCGCAAGGACCTCGTCAAAGCCGTCCGCGGCAACGCGGTCGTCCCCTCCTACGTCCTCGAATACCTCCTCGGCCAGTACGCCACCTCCGACGACGAATCGACGATCGTCGCCGGAATCGATGCCGTCCGCAAGATCCTCGCGGCCCACTACGTCAACCGGAACGAGCACATGCTCGCGAAATCCGAGATCCGCCGGAAAGGCCGCCACCGCGTCATCGACAAGGTCACCGTCACCCTCAACGAGAAGAACGACGTCCACGAGGCCGCTTTCGAGAATCTTCAGATCAAGGGAGTGATCGTCGACGATGCCACAGTGACGAGGAACCCGAAGCTCCTCGTCGGCGGCGTGTGGTGCATCTGCGATATCGAGTATTTCCACTCCGATGACGCGAAAGCCGTGCCGTGGATCCTCGCCTCGCTCAAGCCGATCCAGGTTGCGGCCGTCGACATCGAGCAATACCTCCAAGCGCGCAGCGCCTTCTCCACCGAGGAGTGGATCGACCTCCTCATGCAGTCGATCGGCCTCAACCCCGAGCAATTCAGCGACCGGGGCAAGCTCATCGCCCTCACACGACTCATCCCTTTCGTCGAGCGTAACTACAACCTCGTCGAACTCGGGCCGAAGGGCACCGGCAAATCGCACACCTTCAGCGAATTCTCGCCGAACGGAATCCTCATCTCCGGCGGCGAGGTCACCGTCGCGAAGCTCTTCGTCAACAATGCGAGCGGACGCATCGGGCTCGTCGGCTACTGGGACTGCGTCGCCTTCGACGAGTTCGCTGCAAACAAGCGGACCGACCAGAACCTCGTCAACGTCATGAAGAACTACCTCGCGAACAAGTCCTTCTCGCGGGGCACGAGCATCTACGGCGCCGAGGCTTCGATGGCGTTCATCGGCAACACGACGCACACGGTCCCGTACATGCTGAAGAACTCCGACCTATTCGACGAGCTCCCCGACTCCTACCGAGACCCGGCCTGGCTCGACCGCATCCACCACTACATCCCGGGCTGGGAGGTCGCGCCCATCCGCACCGAGATGTTCTCGCTTGGATACGGCTTCGTCGTCGACTACCTCGCCGAGATCCTCCGGGCGAAGCGCAGCGAGGACTACTCCGACAAGTACAAGGCCTACTTCGCCCTCGACCCGTCCCTCTCGACCCGGGACCAAGACGCGATACGCAAGACCTTCTCCGGACTGATGAAGCTCATTCATCCGACCGGTCAGGCCTCTGAGGAGGACACTCGCGTTCTCCTCGAATACGCCATCGAAGGGCGCAAGCGCGTCAAGGACTCGATCCTTCGAATCGACGCGACGATGCGCGACACCCCCGTCCGGTTCCGCTACTCCGACTCGACAGGGGCGTGGCACGATGTCGCCGCGCTCGAGGAGACCCAGTACCCCCACCTCTATCGGCGGGACTGGTCCGTCGCCAAGGAGGACGTCGACGGCGCGGGTCACGAAGAAGCTCCTCTCCCGGTCGGAGGCTCGTCCTCGGAGATTCCAACGGGGCCGGCGGAGACCGGAGACGCGAAGGACACGCAGGCGAACGCGACGACCGGGTCGACGGCCGCCGAGGACGCGGCCCCCACCGAGGGGCATCGCGATTTCGTCGCCGGTCAGAGGGGAGTCACCTACGAGGACGTGCTCCTGCCGTACCTGCGCGGGGCGGCGCGCATCAGGATCACCGACCCGTACATCCGGCTCAGGCACCAGGGGCGCAACCTCGCCGACCTTCTCAGCCTGCTCGCCGAGGCGAAGGACGACGCCGACGAAATCGACGTCGAACTCGTGACCGTGCAAGAGCCGAAGGACGAGTACAAGGTCGCGCAGATCCAGATGCTGCGTGACATCCAGCAGGCTGCGAGCGCCGTCGGCGTCCGCCTCAACGTTCGTTTCGCTGATGCGATCCACGACCGGCGCATCGAAACCGACCACGGGTGGCGGATCGATCTGGGCAAGGGGCTCGATATCTGGCAGAAGCCGGGCGACAACCCTTACGACTTCGCGCACAGGCACCAAAGGTTCCGGCTCGTCGGCGCATCCTTCAGCGTCCACTACCTGCGGATCACGGAGGGCTGA
- a CDS encoding PfkB family carbohydrate kinase, with protein MHALLAGLTTLDVIHALDHKPNTTTKTTCIDHAMAAGGPATNAAVTIAALDALQPDLNADAPSAVTLLTALGEGAIARTLAEDLANCRVDVRDAGDPASSVREPAISSIIEHPGGRMVASTNARIPVDAPLGARLLEDALGSAGSPDVVLVDGHNPDLASLVLQVGVAPEPGPDDDPFARLEARPSHQRVLDGGSWKGWFLPLLPLIDIAVVSADFRPPLLSTAEGGGVADFLRGFGITRTIRTRGPQAVEWWWDGLSGTTGVDEVEAVSTLGAGDVFHGAFAWALAVLHRAGRPLPETPEGLIRFASAIAGASTTRFGTRSWREDPKVGAEVEAFFDD; from the coding sequence ATGCACGCACTCCTCGCCGGACTGACGACCCTCGACGTCATCCACGCCCTCGACCACAAGCCCAACACGACCACGAAAACGACCTGCATCGACCACGCGATGGCGGCAGGCGGCCCCGCGACGAACGCCGCAGTCACCATCGCGGCCCTCGACGCCCTGCAGCCCGATCTAAACGCCGACGCGCCCTCGGCGGTCACCCTCCTCACGGCCCTGGGCGAGGGCGCGATCGCGAGAACCCTCGCCGAAGACCTCGCGAACTGCCGGGTCGATGTGCGAGACGCCGGCGATCCGGCATCCTCGGTGCGCGAACCCGCGATCTCCTCGATCATCGAGCACCCGGGCGGTCGCATGGTCGCCTCCACGAACGCGCGCATCCCGGTCGACGCTCCCCTCGGCGCGCGGCTCCTGGAGGACGCGCTCGGATCCGCGGGTTCGCCGGACGTCGTCCTCGTCGACGGGCACAACCCCGATCTGGCCTCCCTCGTCCTCCAGGTCGGCGTCGCCCCCGAACCCGGTCCCGACGACGATCCCTTCGCCCGCCTCGAGGCGCGCCCCTCTCACCAGCGCGTCCTCGACGGCGGCTCCTGGAAGGGATGGTTCCTGCCCCTCCTGCCCCTCATCGACATCGCCGTCGTGTCCGCCGACTTCCGCCCGCCGCTCCTGTCCACCGCAGAGGGCGGGGGCGTCGCCGACTTCCTGAGGGGATTCGGGATCACCCGGACGATCCGGACCCGCGGGCCTCAAGCCGTCGAATGGTGGTGGGACGGCCTCTCCGGGACCACCGGAGTCGACGAGGTCGAAGCGGTGTCGACCCTCGGCGCGGGTGATGTCTTCCACGGGGCCTTCGCCTGGGCCCTCGCCGTGCTTCACCGGGCCGGTCGGCCGCTGCCCGAAACACCGGAGGGATTGATCCGTTTCGCCTCGGCGATCGCGGGCGCCTCGACGACGCGCTTCGGAACGCGTTCGTGGCGCGAGGACCCGAAGGTCGGGGCCGAAGTCGAGGCATTCTTCGACGACTGA